Below is a window of Cloacibacillus sp. DNA.
GGCCGCGGGGCCGAAAGGAGCGCCCGTCTCCCTGATCTCAAAAAATATGATCCGCTTCACCGCGCCGCGGGCGCGCCAGTAAAGCCCTTCGTCAAAACCACCGGGTTTCGCCGCGCTCCGAAAGTCAAAGAGCGCCCCACGCAGTATGACGCCGCATCCCTCCGCGGGCGCGCCCTTATCCGGCACATATCCCGCGAACTTACCGTAGGGAGTAGCGATAAGCAGCGCCCTGCCCCGTCCCCAGCGGCGCGAAGAGAGCACTCTGCCGCTGGTCTCAAGAGAGTCCGGCAAAATAATTTTTTTATTTATGATATAAAGAGAGTAGAGAGAAAAAATGCCGGAGACGGCGATAACCAGAATAAATACCGGAAGCCAGCCCTTCACCAGCCGCTCCGTGATAAAGAGGATCAGCGCGGCGGTAAGCGATAAAGAGGCCGCGGCGGCCGCCGGAGAGGAGTGGATAAAGGTATCCAAATAGAGCGAGAGGCAGATACAAAAGAGGATAAAAAAGGCGGGAGCCTCGGAGAGAGGCCCGCCGAAACACTCCCTGTGGCCGGAGGCGGCCGGCCTTGCCCTCAGCGGCTCGTCAGCCGCCAACCGTGATGCGGCCCTTCATCGATTCAAATTTTTTCGGGCCTATGCCCTTAACATTCATGATATCCTCGATGCGGGCAAAATTTCCATTCTGGCGGCGGTATTCGATTATCGACTGCGCCGTTTTGGGGCCGACGCCATTTATTGATTCAAGCTCCGCCTGAGAGGCGCTGTTGATATTTATCTTTCCTAACTGCCGCACGGCGGAAGCGCCGCCCTGCGAGCCTCCTGCGGGAATCTGCGCCGCACCGGCTCCACTAGCCGCCGCCTCGCCTTTGCGCAGAAACTTTATCTGCGCGCCGTCGTCCAGCTTCGCCGCCAGATTGACGGCCTCCTGATCGGCGTTCGCGGCAAAGCCGCCCGCCGCGTTCAGCGCCTCGTAGACACGCGCTCCCGGCGAGACCTCATAGACACCAGGTTTTTT
It encodes the following:
- a CDS encoding helix-hairpin-helix domain-containing protein, which produces MNPRSSGKLLAAAGVLCFALAFVILGAFKGEFGKDTAGKSSVMPEMEDTIDVTPQASSESDGPRQIKAVTGGGETSAQWVVYVTGAVKKPGVYEVSPGARVYEALNAAGGFAANADQEAVNLAAKLDDGAQIKFLRKGEAAASGAGAAQIPAGGSQGGASAVRQLGKININSASQAELESINGVGPKTAQSIIEYRRQNGNFARIEDIMNVKGIGPKKFESMKGRITVGG